A stretch of the bacterium genome encodes the following:
- a CDS encoding dodecin family protein yields the protein MADRVYKKVTVVGCAGGSLEQAIQAAVAKAGETLHGLAWFEVKEIRGAVGAGAVTEWQVTVDLAFKVD from the coding sequence ATGGCGGACAGGGTCTACAAGAAAGTCACGGTGGTCGGCTGCGCCGGCGGCAGCCTCGAACAGGCGATCCAAGCGGCCGTCGCCAAGGCGGGGGAGACGCTTCACGGCCTCGCCTGGTTCGAAGTGAAGGAGATCCGCGGAGCGGTCGGCGCCGGCGCCGTGACCGAATGGCAGGTCACGGTGGACCTCGCGTTCAAGGTGGACTGA